A DNA window from Syngnathus typhle isolate RoL2023-S1 ecotype Sweden linkage group LG2, RoL_Styp_1.0, whole genome shotgun sequence contains the following coding sequences:
- the LOC133144593 gene encoding perlucin-like protein isoform X1: MITQMSRLHLLLVFCGIVALSQACRQAETTDCPPGWTQLDQNCYVYQCEPRSFLDAESVCNILGGNLVSIGSAKENAVVIELIREGAGAMVDTWIGLHDAILEDDFVWTDGRIVDFRNFGPNQPDNNAGNEDCVEIEATADPLWNDDTCTEENTFVCIKPVVKNCCH; encoded by the exons ATGATCACGCAGATGTCTCGTCTTCACCTGTTGCTCGTCTTTTGCGGGATCGTCGCGCTGTCCCAAGCT TGTAGACAAGCGGAAA CTACCGACTGTCCTCCGGGATGGACTCAGTTGGACCAGAATTGTTACGTCTACCAATGTGAGCCCCGGTCCTTCTTAGATGCCGAG AGCGTGTGCAACATTCTCGGGGGGAATTTGGTCTCCATCGGCAGCGCCAAGGAAAATGCCGTCGTTATTGAGCTGATTCGAGAgggggctggtgctatggtagACACCTGGATTGGACTGCATGATGCCATTCTG GAAGATGACTTTGTATGGACCGATGGCAGAATAGTTGATTTTAGAAATTTTGGTCCTAACCAACCCGACAACAATGCAGGAAATGAAGACTGTGTAGAGATTGAGGCAACTG CGGACCCGTTGTGGAATGACGACACCTGCACGGAAGAAAACACGTTTGTCTGCATCAAGCCTGTGGTGAAGAATTGCTGCCATTAA
- the LOC133144593 gene encoding perlucin-like protein isoform X2 → MITQMSRLHLLLVFCGIVALSQAVSQSTDCPPGWTQLDQNCYVYQCEPRSFLDAESVCNILGGNLVSIGSAKENAVVIELIREGAGAMVDTWIGLHDAILEDDFVWTDGRIVDFRNFGPNQPDNNAGNEDCVEIEATADPLWNDDTCTEENTFVCIKPVVKNCCH, encoded by the exons ATGATCACGCAGATGTCTCGTCTTCACCTGTTGCTCGTCTTTTGCGGGATCGTCGCGCTGTCCCAAGCTGTAAGTCAAT CTACCGACTGTCCTCCGGGATGGACTCAGTTGGACCAGAATTGTTACGTCTACCAATGTGAGCCCCGGTCCTTCTTAGATGCCGAG AGCGTGTGCAACATTCTCGGGGGGAATTTGGTCTCCATCGGCAGCGCCAAGGAAAATGCCGTCGTTATTGAGCTGATTCGAGAgggggctggtgctatggtagACACCTGGATTGGACTGCATGATGCCATTCTG GAAGATGACTTTGTATGGACCGATGGCAGAATAGTTGATTTTAGAAATTTTGGTCCTAACCAACCCGACAACAATGCAGGAAATGAAGACTGTGTAGAGATTGAGGCAACTG CGGACCCGTTGTGGAATGACGACACCTGCACGGAAGAAAACACGTTTGTCTGCATCAAGCCTGTGGTGAAGAATTGCTGCCATTAA